One genomic region from Malania oleifera isolate guangnan ecotype guangnan unplaced genomic scaffold, ASM2987363v1 ctg839, whole genome shotgun sequence encodes:
- the LOC131147236 gene encoding uncharacterized mitochondrial protein AtMg00810-like: protein LDVNNAIHHGELSEEVYMQLPPGFAVQGANMADFCLFTIITDIDFTALLIYVDDIIVASSNMSCISAFKSFLDEKFKIKDLGSLRYFLGLEVASSLKGISLCQRKYALDILQDLGLLGCKLVDFKYVL, encoded by the exons CTTGATGTAAATAATGCCATTCATCATGGTGAATTGTCTGAGGAAGTATATATGCAGCTTCCTCCTGGTTTTGCAGTTCAGGGGGCGAATATG GCTGATTTCTGCCTATTTACCATTATTACTGATATTGATTTTACAGCTCTTCtcatatatgttgatgatattatagtTGCTAGTTCCAATATGTCTTGCATCTCTGCCTTTAAATCATTTCTTGATGAGAAGTTTAAGATTAAGGATCTTGGTTCCTTACGCTATTTCTTGGGTTTGGAGGTAGCTAGTTCTTTAAAGGGTATTTCTCTTTGCCAGCGGAAATATGCCTTAGACATTTTGCAAGATTTAGGTCTTTTAGGATGTAAGCTTGTTGATTTTAAATATGTCCTTTAG
- the LOC131147234 gene encoding probable protein phosphatase 2C 55: MISGSFYIPKDNPSKPYGEDAHFICAEEQTIGVADGVGGWAKRGIDAGEYARQLMKNSAIAVIFNEPTGDVDPKRVLNQAYASTKAEGSSTGCIIALKGKCIHAANVGDSGFMVFRKGEMIFKSRALQRGFNRPYQLGNGKGCDSPSDAEEVVVAVEPGDVIVTATDGLLDNMLQTEMEYIIKHSGEKEGPQQLAWTLVAVAFYNSTDKNAVTPFARASKQAGRNHKGGKIDDITAVVSYVFSELD; encoded by the exons ATGATTTCAGGATCATTTTACATACCTAAAGACAACCCCTCAAAACCTTATGGAGAAGATGCTCACTTCATTTGTGCTGAGGAGCAGACCATTGGTGTGGCAGATGGTGTTGGGGGTTGGGCCAAGAGAGGTATAGATGCGGGCGAGTATGCTAGACAGCTCATGAAGAACTCTGCTATTGCAGTAATTTTTAATGAGCCGACAGGCGACGTCGATCCAAAAAGAGTTCTAAATCAAGCTTACGCAAGTACCAAGGCTGAAGGATCATCCACTGGTTGCATAATTGCCCTTAAAGGCAAA TGTATACATGCTGCAAACGTGGGAGATAGTGGATTTATGGTCTTCAGAAAGGGTGAAATGATATTCAAATCACGAGCACTGCAACGTGGTTTCAACCGCCCATACCAGCTCGGAAATGGAAAAGGATGTGATAGTCCAAGTGATGCTGAG GAGGTGGTAGTAGCAGTAGAACCAGGAGATGTCATTGTTACTGCAACAGATGGATTGCTTGACAACATGCTCCAAACAGAGATGGAATATATCATAAAGCACTCTGGAGAAAAGGAAGGGCCTCAGCAATTGGCATGGACCTTGGTGGCCGTCGCATTTTACAATTCAACAGACAAAAATGCAGTTACGCCCTTTGCAAGAGCTTCCAAGCAAGCAGGACGAAACCATAAAGGAGGCAAAATTGATGATATAACAGCTGTCGTGTCCTATGTTTTTAGTGAGTTAGATTGA